A stretch of Miscanthus floridulus cultivar M001 chromosome 13, ASM1932011v1, whole genome shotgun sequence DNA encodes these proteins:
- the LOC136500914 gene encoding uncharacterized protein, translating into MATELLPVVDIRALSQPDLDALAAASAHALAPRTCPDADPLPPLKIDRAVFNESAGSRKQTFSRLRLGAAAASSSSPSPARHTSSAQSSAGREYDPEGEIVAYHLRRLFVPDDPSLPPPPEFQTLALLQDSSPPPPPPDPDRETANAKGVSVDLLRLAGMVDPYDAELHRRTAGMASEAELQGFIDSLAGKFVSQRQRRKNVDASFFGDHLPRGWKLQLGLKRKGGLVWVRCFRYVSPKGSQFSTCKEVSAYLMSLLGYPELKPATIQYESTGQHYLSANGGDDSVLGFQDQIGSIMDKTNVHSVSSLAFSSYSSDPNDVDERNADKVNAYECQKCNLTFGDRTSYVQHHLSYHEMSAKRRRTGKFGEPVVGKDGKLECPICCKTFEEESRYFGHVGSHARYEGLTPEAFLDKATSRRATNDSSAEISFSLQELTESHGQNNKVSYGEAGFQHHNHSNEHGDNNSTVTELFSTNYSDNFIRPNKTWSRPEVGPSFNDAPSVCRYTNFTGHADVTVPERALISNNQSVSNINGFAGVAMFSDQPGSNHVVRPTAFGTANHYQDQIIDRGRAAPRHADNNTVKARDVNLNSCVNTISFPIANADNETSAALNEANRSSSTAKCFSGSFNNNDGASSASSCCGLTNKISSSFGTASKTQAVGSRCIGASYEPYGENFGVLKDNPFASKDNTAVYQSNLGTQPVYAVATRADYFASGSMQTKNSDKELASSAKERIDNTKNRTSKETGFVTEANSDVFSGGITEKGFAQFSNSFTHTKPNSSGRCSLPAPKTPTNGSDINCIKGSSVNRGDVSFTKGSFVNRPINNNKPNVARLEVMGKLNNEMQNHYNDHAPGFDPHAAASASRNANGLVSMQANFGRMSSTVQSVADVSVTSTSQDQCDLQLGFGAQKQQIFSSHGQLRMATAGSPPPGSISKKSSVPTESSQFGSMDAPKSFPTGTSQFGGFARPTLVPAAPSQFVSMAQPNHVQSAQSSQFSSLVQPNSIPPAESSQFGSKAQSSSVPPAKTSQFRGMAGPNSVPPAQSSQFGSMTRPNSVPPESSQFFGSTARPISVTPESSQFGSMARPNAVPPVSSQFVNMPSQNFVSASEPTLVLGYAPQIGSGPPPQVQLGWDLSLPRMVTGGNMVTCLCMWCNSQFHHFGPLDGQQPSSFGFICPTCKDRMSGHHNMPNNGSWQP; encoded by the exons ATGGCGACGGAGCTGCTCCCCGTGGTGGACATCCGGGCGCTCTCGCAGCCCGACCTTgacgcgctcgccgccgcctccgcgcaCGCCCTCGCGCCGCGGACCTGCCCCGACGCCGACCCGCTCCCGCCCCTCAAGATCGACCGCGCCGTCTTCAACGAGAGCGCCGGTTCCCGGAAGCAGACCTTCTCCCGCCTCCgcctcggcgccgccgccgcgtcctcctCCTCGCCCTCGCCCGCCCGTCACACCTCCTCCGCGCAGTCGTCCGCCGGGCGGGAGTACGACCCCGAGGGCGAAATCGTCGCGTACCACCTCCGCCGCCTCTTCGTCCCCGATGACCCCTCGCTCCCGCCCCCTCCCGAGTTCCAAACCCTAGCCCTACTACAAGACTcctcccctccgccgccgccccccGACCCCGACCGGGAGACCGCCAACGCCAAGGGGGTCTCCGTTGACCTGCTCAGGCTTGCGGGGATGGTGGACCCCTACGATGCCGAGCTGCACAGGCGGACGGCCGGGATGGCTTCCGAGGCCGAGCTGCAGGGTTTTATCGACAGCCTTGCAGGGAAGTTTGTCAGCCAGAGGCAGCGGAGGAAGAATGTGGACGCTTCCTTCTTTGGGGATCACCTCCCTCGCGGGTGGAAGCTGCAGCTCGGGCTTAAGCGAAAGGGGGGACTCGTCTGGGTGCGCTGCTTCAGATACGTGAG CCCCAAGGGAAGTCAGTTTTCTACTTGCAAGGAGGTTTCTGCATACCTCATGTCACTTCTCGGGTATCCAGAGCTCAAACCAGCCACTATTCAGTATGAAAGCACAGGACAACATTACTTGAGTGCTAACGGTGGTGATGATAGT GTTTTAGGTTTTCAAGATCAAATTGGTTCAATTATGGACAAGACAAATGTACATTCAGTTTCTTCTCTTGCCTTCTCCAGCTATTCCAGTGATCCAAACGATGTGGATGAAAGGAATGCAGACAAAGTAAATGCTTATGAATGCCAGAAATGCAATTTGACCTTTGGTGACCGGACTTCATATGTACAGCACCATTTGTCATATCATGAAATGAGTGCTAAGAGGCGCAGGACTGGCAAGTTTGGTGAGCCAGTAGTAGGGAAAGATGGTAAGCTTGAATGCCCTATTTGTTGTAAGACCTTTGAAGAGGAATCACGGTACTTTGGCCATGTCGGATCTCATGCAAGGTACGAAGGGTTGACTCCTGAAGCATTTCTGGATAAGGCTACTTCCAGAAGGGCAACTAATGATTCCTCGGCAGAAATTTCATTTAGCCTTCAGGAGTTGACTGAATCACATGGACAGAACAACAAGGTTTCTTATGGTGAAGCAGGCTTTCAGCACCACAATCATTCAAACGAACATGGTGACAATAACTCTACAGTCACTGAGCTTTTTAGTACAAATTATTCAGATAATTTCATTAGGCCAAATAAAACTTGGAGTAGGCCTGAAGTGGGTCCTTCCTTTAATGATGCTCCAAGTGTATGTAGATATACAAATTTTACAGGCCATGCTGATGTGACAGTTCCAGAAAGGGCATTGATCTCCAATAATCAATCTGTTAGCAACATTAATGGCTTTGCTGGAGTGGCTATGTTTAGTGATCAGCCGGGAAGTAACCATGTTGTCAGACCTACTGCCTTTGGAACAGCCAATCATTATCAGGACCAGATTATTGATCGTGGCAGGGCTGCTCCGAGGCATGCTGACAATAATACTGTGAAAGCAAGAGATGTCAACCTCAATTCATGTGTAAATACAATATCTTTCCCTATTGCTAATGCAGATAATGAAACATCAGCTGCCCTTAATGAAGCTAATCGGTCATCTTCTACTGCAAAATGTTTTAGTGGCAGTTTCAATAACAATGATGGTGCATCTAGTGCGTCTTCCTGTTGCGGATTGACCAATAAAATATCTAGTTCATTTGGCACAGCAAGCAAAACCCAAGCTGTTGGCTCCAGATGCATTGGTGCAAGCTATGAGCCTTATGGTGAAAATTTTGGTGTTCTTAAAGATAACCCTTTTGCAAGCAAGGACAATACTGCAGTGTATCAGTCCAATTTGGGCACACAACCTGTCTACGCTGTGGCAACTAGGGCAGATTATTTTGCTTCTGGTTCAATGCAGACAAAGAATAGTGATAAAGAACTTGCATCCAGTGCCAAGGAACGGATTGATAACACGAAGAACAGAACAAGTAAAGAAACAGGATTTGTCACTGAAGCTAATAGTGATGTCTTTAGTGGTGGTATTACTGAAAAGGGTTTTGCACAGTTCAGTAACAGTTTTACTCACACAAAGCCCAATTCTTCTGGCCGTTGTTCACTACCTGCACCAAAAACTCCAACAAACGGAAGTGATATCAACTGCATCAAGGGCTCTTCGGTTAATAGAGGTGATGTTAGCTTCACAAAGGGCTCATTTGTCAATAGACCCATCAACAACAATAAACCAAATGTAGCTAGGCTTGAGGTGATGGGAAAGTTGAATAATGAGATGCAAAACCACTATAATGATCATGCTCCTGGTTTTGACCCTCATGCTGCAGCTAGTGCTAGCCGGAATGCCAATGGCCTTGTGTCTATGCAGGCCAATTTTGGTCGCATGTCCTCTACAGTTCAATCTGTTGCTGATGTTTCAGTGACCAGCACATCTCAAGATCAG TGTGATTTGCAACTTGGATTTGGTGCACAGAAGCAGCAGATATTTTCTAGCCATGGACAGCTTAGAATGGCTACAGCTGGATCCCCTCCGCCTGGGAGCATTTCAAAAAAAAGTTCTGTACCCACTGAATCCTCACAGTTTGGGAGCATGGATGCGCCTAAATCTTTCCCCACTGGAACATCTCAGTTTGGAGGCTTTGCAAGGCCTACTTTGGTGCCTGCTGCACCTTCTCAGTTTGTGAGCATGGCTCAACCTAATCATGTGCAGTCTGCTCAATCCTCTCAATTCTCAAGCTTGGTTCAACCGAATTCTATTCCTCCTGCTGAATCCTCTCAGTTTGGAAGCAAAGCCCAATCTAGTTCTGTACCCCCTGCTAAAACCTCTCAGTTCAGGGGCATGGCTGGACCAAATTCTGTACCTCCTGCTCAGTCCTCTCAGTTTGGGAGCATGACTAGACCTAACTCTGTACCCCCTGAATCTTCTCAGTTTTTTGGGAGCACGGCTCGACCAATTTCTGTAACTCCAGAATCCTCACAGTTTGGGAGCATGGCCAGACCAAATGCTGTACCTCCTGTATCGTCACAGTTTGTTAACATGCCCAGTCAAAATTTTGTGAGCGCATCCGAACCAACTCTAGTTTTGGGGTATGCACCGCAGATTGGAAGTGGCCCTCCACCTCAAGTCCAGTTAGGATGGGATTTGTCCTTACCAAGGATGGTTACTGGTGGCAACATGGTCACCTGTTTATGTATGTGGTGCAACAGTCAGTTCCATCATTTTGGCCCTTTGGATGGACAGCAGCCTAGTTCTTTTGGCTTCATTTGCCCCACCTGTAAAGATCGGATGTCTGGTCATCACAATATGCCCAACAATGGTTCATGGCAGCCTTGA